The Pseudofrankia sp. DC12 region ACAGCCAGCTCCGAGCGGACGGCGGCGACGAAGCGCATCGCGGGGTGGAAGGTCCTGGCGAAGCAGAAGGTGATCCCGACCTCGGTCAGGGTCCGCGCGACACCGTCCGGCGCCAGGTCGATGACGACGCCGAGCTCCTCCAGCAGGTCGGCCGAACCGCAGGACGACGAGGACGCCCGGTTGCCGTGCTTGACGACCGGCACCCCGAGAGCGGCCACGACCACGGCGGCCATCGTCGACAGGTTGACGGTGTGCGACCGGTCGCCGCCCGTCCCGCACGTGTCGACGGCGGCGTCCAGCAGCGCGGCGTCCGCCCGCACCGGCAGCGCGAACTCGAGCATGGACGCGACCAGACCGCCGATCTCGGCGGCCGTCTCGCCCTTGGCCCGCAGCCCGGTGACGAACCCGGCGATCTGGGCGTTCGTCGCGACGCCGGACATGATCTGGTTCATTGCCCAGGCGGTCTGGTCGGCGGCCAGGTCCTTGCCGTCGATGAGCGGCTGCAGCAGGTCGGGCCAGGTGTGGCCGGCCGTCTGGACGAGCGGTTCGGCGTCCGTGGCCGCCGAGCCGGTCATGGTGTGATCGCGGCGTGCGAGGCGTAGGTGACGGGCCGGCGCACCGGGGCGCCGGCCGCGCGGGCCAGCAGCAGCTCGACCACCGCGGCCGTCAGCTCGTCCGGGTCGACCGGGTGGGTCACCACCGCGTCGGCGAGCGACCAGGTAGCGAGCCACCGGTCGTCCGCGCGGGCGACCAGCAGCAGGGTAGGCGGGCAGCCGGTGATCTCGTTCTTGAGCTGGCGGGACAGCCCCATCCCGCCTTCCGGGGTCGCCTCGGCGTCGAGGACGCAGAGGTCGGCCTCACCGTGGTCGACGGCGGCCAGCAGGTCGCGGCCGTCGGCCACGTCGACGAACTCGATCTCGCCGAGCCGCGGGTCGGGGAGGGTGCCGATGGCAGCCTTGACGCGCGCGCGCACGTCGGCGCGGTCGGCGTACACCAGGACGGTGCTCATGTCCTCGCGGCCTTTCGCTTCGAGGTACCGCCGCGGTGGGCGGCGGGCGGCGCTCCGCCGCGGGCGGCGCTCTGCCACGCACGGCGCGCTGCCCCGGACGGCTCTAAGGTGTCCGCGGCCGGCAGGCGTGGTGCACGCCACGACGACGGGGAGTCCGGTGCGAGGGTATCGGACCGAGCGCGGTACGGTCTGCCCACCTGCGGATCATCCCGCCGTCGGCGCGCCTCGCGACCCAGGTCACACCGCCCTGAGTTTGCCATCGCTCCGTTCCCGGATCGATACTGAGACTCGTTCTCAGAACGTCTCAGTCCGCCCAGAGCGGACCTGGCCAGCGCGGTCTGGCCATCTCGGTGCCGAAGGACGGTGACGCGTGCCGGAACAGCAGGAGCTGCGGCTGACCCGGCAGCGCGCCGCCGTGCTGGCGGTGCTGCGGTCGGCGCACGACCATCCGACCGCGGCCGAGGTCTACGAGCGGGTCCGCGCGGTGGCTCCCGGCATCGGGAGCGCCACCGTCTACCGCTCGCTCGCGCTGCTGGTCTCCACCGGCCACGCCCTGGAGCTCAACCTCGGCGCCGGGGCCGCCGCCCGCTACGACGCCAACACCGACCGCCATGACCACGCGGTCTGCGACCGCTGCGGGCGCGCGGCCGACATCGACCACCCCATCCCCAGCGGGATGGTGGCGGAGATCGCCCGGAACTCGGGCTTCTCCATAACCGGCTACGACCTGCAGTTCCGTGGCCTGTGCCCGGACTGCACGGACGGCCTGGCCGGTGGCTCTCACCCCGGTTCACCCGGCGGCGCCTGACGACCTCCGTGGGCCCCACCGGGCGCAACGTCCAACTCGACCGAGGAGCACGCATGCCCAAGCTCGAAGGCACCAAGACCCACACGAACCTCAAGGAGGCCTTCGCCGGCGAGAGCCAGGCGAACCGCCGCTACCTGTACTTCGCGCGCCGCGCCGACATCGAGGGCCTGACCGACGCCGCCTCGCTGTTCCGCGACACCGCGGAGGGCGAGACCGGCCACGCCTTCGGCCACATGGACTTCCTGGCCGAGGTCGGCGACCCGGCGACCGACCAGCCGGTCGGCGACACCCCCAAGAACCTGGCCTCCGCCGTCGCCGGTGAGACCTACGAGTTCACCGCGATGTACCCGGGCTTCGCCAAGGACGCCCGCGAGGAGGGCTTCGAGGAGATCGCCGACTGGTTCGCGACGCTGGCCCGGGCCGAGAAGACCCACGCCGGCCGGTTCCAGAAGGCCCTGGACGCCGTCCTCGCCGAGGCCGACGCCTGAGCCAGCACCACCGCTGACGGCACCACCACCCGCCGGCGCCGGCCCGCGCGGCCGGCCGGCACAGCACCCACCCGGGCCGGGGCATCTCGGGCCCGGCGGCCGCGCCTGGCCGCCGGCGTCCGGAGCCCCGGCCCGCGCCTTCCCTGGCGGCCACGGCTGGGCAGGAACTCCCCTGGGCGATAAGCCGTCCGCCTGGGACGCTGGACCGAATCACCTGAACCAGGGGGTTACCGATGACGCTGACCGTCCAGGACATCACGACCGACCATCAGGCGTACGCGGCCGGGCGCGCCGAGGCGCGCAAGCGCATGATCCCGGTCCGGGCCGAGCGGCGCGTCCGGGTCGGCGACATCCTCGTCTTCGAGTTCGAGAACCAGG contains the following coding sequences:
- the trpD gene encoding anthranilate phosphoribosyltransferase produces the protein MTGSAATDAEPLVQTAGHTWPDLLQPLIDGKDLAADQTAWAMNQIMSGVATNAQIAGFVTGLRAKGETAAEIGGLVASMLEFALPVRADAALLDAAVDTCGTGGDRSHTVNLSTMAAVVVAALGVPVVKHGNRASSSSCGSADLLEELGVVIDLAPDGVARTLTEVGITFCFARTFHPAMRFVAAVRSELAVPTAFNILGPLTNPARPGAQSIGVGHAPLAPVVAQVLADRGTRALVFRGDDGLDELSPCAPSTIWAANEGELRTERFDPRDVGIDVPDRDALRGADARFNAGVARAVFAGKQGPVRDAVLLAAAAALVAAAGPAAATITEQIRGQLDRAAGALDSGAAAALLERWVTVSRAVVPVS
- a CDS encoding response regulator transcription factor, with product MSTVLVYADRADVRARVKAAIGTLPDPRLGEIEFVDVADGRDLLAAVDHGEADLCVLDAEATPEGGMGLSRQLKNEITGCPPTLLLVARADDRWLATWSLADAVVTHPVDPDELTAAVVELLLARAAGAPVRRPVTYASHAAITP
- a CDS encoding transcriptional repressor, encoding MPEQQELRLTRQRAAVLAVLRSAHDHPTAAEVYERVRAVAPGIGSATVYRSLALLVSTGHALELNLGAGAAARYDANTDRHDHAVCDRCGRAADIDHPIPSGMVAEIARNSGFSITGYDLQFRGLCPDCTDGLAGGSHPGSPGGA
- a CDS encoding rubrerythrin family protein — protein: MPKLEGTKTHTNLKEAFAGESQANRRYLYFARRADIEGLTDAASLFRDTAEGETGHAFGHMDFLAEVGDPATDQPVGDTPKNLASAVAGETYEFTAMYPGFAKDAREEGFEEIADWFATLARAEKTHAGRFQKALDAVLAEADA